In Marinilabiliales bacterium, a single window of DNA contains:
- a CDS encoding gliding motility-associated C-terminal domain-containing protein → MFLKYTSLANNTVIRKEATKTLQLLLLTVLFFSVAQHLQSQSRISGTINEYAAVESVESNQSVTVKDASIFQPRDTVLLIQMKGLGILTSPPADYGKQQNINNAGNYEFLIISDISGNTITFTREFLKEYSAVETLQLVRVRGYENVTVTGPLTATPWDGEKGGIVALIVTNTLYLEDNIDLSAAGFRGAEPVMITSEVCAASDPGTYSAQSFPEGSEKAGRKGEGSATYYIVDADNFLLDDQFAKGKGRFATGGGGGNGLFSGGGGGANFGQGGFGGNETETCSDPGFDTGGAGGYWLRDQLFDASANFRNRLYMAGAGGGATGSSERNATSGGRGGGMVIIVANYIEGSDEAAIIADGESVTGIAAAGAGGGGGGGTIVASIDHYRGVVNMFARGGKGGDVEHSDMGGPGGGGGGGVIIHSGPGLPEGANTVVLPGPSGTNTIQNEPNESSIGTPGGLIEQLEISLNGILFNGIRTERLTICEENTPDILEGTIPRGGERPYEFFWLRRPAGDTEWTVIAGAEERDYQPGPLTESTEFMRIVEDKDFPPVIDSSNILTIAVEPKILGNVIYNNQTICAGDQPGRLDGDIPFQGGTGTFEYDWNFYTEETRQWTQVEANNGGVNYLPPPLADTTLFIRVVTSGVCIDTSGFVAIDVHPEIRNNLLDDDQTICHGDTPGGISAPVALAGGLGDGSYSYSWETDKDGSWNPVNGGWTSSSYSPGSLTGTTRYRRTAESGECQDTSPPHTIIVLPLISGNTISESQVICYMAAPELFEGSEPEGGDGIYSYRWEISAGSSPWETAEGDPDERDYMAPPLSDTTSFRRIVFSGENDACRDTSNITVAEFYPLSFGSISGINDTICEGEQIDLAFTFNGEFPMDLVYTDGSQLFTAEGLVSPDFSTKVTPSTPDSSDYSYTFYSLVDGFGCSVPEKHLTGSLSGRVYAFPEPDPGTGGDICGPTFSLDAAATLGRGMWEISSGNATFSPGPSNPGATVTVEEYGTYTLTWTETNWRCRADDNITVTFYEQPENTFAGEDQEYYYTFETLLGAELPPGMPEAYGKWEVVEGGANIVFPDSPSTEVTGLGFGENIFSWTLYNGVCQPVSDMVTILIRDIDAPTGFSPNNSGFNDTFIIRGLENSTTNELTIFNRQGNVVFRSNNYMNDWDGRNNSGVHLPEDTYYYIISVDNKYTYKGFIVLRR, encoded by the coding sequence GTGTTCCTGAAATACACCAGCTTAGCCAATAATACGGTCATTAGAAAGGAAGCAACAAAAACCCTGCAATTACTCCTGCTGACGGTTTTGTTTTTTTCAGTTGCACAGCATCTTCAGTCACAGTCAAGAATTTCTGGCACAATTAATGAATATGCAGCTGTAGAATCGGTTGAAAGTAACCAGTCCGTTACCGTTAAGGACGCGTCAATATTCCAGCCAAGGGACACGGTGCTGCTGATCCAGATGAAAGGACTCGGCATCCTTACCAGTCCCCCGGCAGACTACGGAAAACAGCAGAACATAAACAATGCAGGCAATTATGAATTCCTGATAATCAGCGACATTTCCGGGAACACCATAACCTTCACGAGGGAGTTCCTCAAAGAGTATTCGGCCGTTGAAACTTTACAGCTTGTAAGAGTAAGGGGGTATGAAAATGTAACTGTCACAGGCCCCCTGACCGCAACGCCCTGGGACGGTGAAAAAGGAGGAATAGTTGCGCTTATCGTAACAAACACCCTTTATCTGGAAGATAACATAGACCTTTCAGCAGCAGGATTCAGAGGGGCGGAGCCGGTAATGATTACCAGTGAGGTATGCGCCGCATCCGACCCCGGAACATACAGCGCCCAGTCATTCCCTGAAGGCTCGGAGAAGGCAGGCCGGAAAGGTGAAGGCTCGGCAACTTATTATATTGTTGATGCAGATAATTTCCTCCTTGACGATCAATTCGCAAAAGGGAAAGGGCGCTTCGCCACGGGAGGAGGGGGTGGTAACGGACTCTTCTCAGGAGGAGGAGGAGGGGCCAATTTCGGCCAGGGAGGTTTCGGGGGAAATGAAACGGAAACCTGCAGCGATCCGGGTTTTGATACAGGTGGTGCCGGTGGGTACTGGCTGAGGGACCAGCTTTTCGATGCATCGGCTAATTTCCGGAACAGGCTGTACATGGCAGGAGCGGGCGGAGGCGCAACAGGCTCATCTGAAAGGAATGCCACGAGTGGCGGACGCGGAGGCGGAATGGTCATAATCGTGGCAAACTATATTGAAGGAAGCGATGAAGCTGCTATCATAGCAGACGGTGAATCGGTCACCGGTATCGCCGCTGCGGGCGCCGGTGGTGGCGGCGGCGGCGGAACCATAGTGGCATCCATCGACCACTACAGGGGAGTTGTCAACATGTTTGCACGGGGCGGCAAAGGTGGTGATGTAGAGCACTCCGACATGGGTGGGCCCGGTGGCGGCGGCGGTGGCGGAGTAATAATCCATTCAGGACCGGGACTTCCGGAGGGGGCAAATACGGTGGTACTGCCCGGCCCGAGCGGGACCAACACAATCCAGAATGAACCGAACGAATCTAGCATTGGCACCCCGGGAGGATTGATAGAACAGCTTGAAATCTCCCTCAACGGAATACTTTTCAACGGCATACGAACTGAAAGGCTGACTATTTGTGAAGAGAACACCCCCGATATACTGGAGGGCACCATTCCCAGGGGAGGCGAAAGGCCATATGAATTCTTCTGGCTGAGACGTCCCGCGGGAGATACGGAATGGACCGTGATAGCCGGGGCCGAGGAGCGGGATTATCAACCCGGACCGCTGACTGAATCAACTGAATTCATGAGGATAGTTGAAGACAAGGATTTTCCCCCGGTAATAGATTCAAGCAATATACTGACAATAGCTGTTGAGCCGAAGATACTGGGCAATGTAATATACAACAACCAAACCATATGTGCAGGGGACCAGCCCGGCCGGCTGGACGGCGACATTCCTTTTCAGGGCGGCACAGGTACTTTCGAATATGACTGGAACTTCTATACTGAAGAGACCCGGCAGTGGACCCAGGTGGAGGCGAACAACGGCGGTGTTAATTACCTTCCTCCCCCGCTGGCTGACACCACGCTTTTTATCAGGGTTGTGACTTCGGGAGTGTGCATTGACACTTCTGGTTTTGTGGCCATAGATGTGCATCCTGAAATACGCAACAACCTTCTGGATGATGACCAGACAATATGCCACGGCGACACACCCGGGGGCATATCGGCTCCTGTTGCCCTTGCCGGGGGACTTGGTGACGGATCATACAGCTATTCATGGGAAACTGACAAGGATGGCAGCTGGAACCCTGTCAACGGGGGATGGACATCTTCGTCATATTCTCCCGGTTCGCTTACAGGCACAACACGTTACCGCAGAACAGCCGAATCGGGGGAGTGCCAGGATACAAGTCCCCCGCACACCATCATAGTGCTGCCGCTCATATCCGGAAATACAATATCTGAAAGCCAGGTCATCTGTTATATGGCGGCTCCTGAGCTGTTTGAAGGCAGTGAACCTGAGGGTGGTGACGGCATTTACAGTTACCGGTGGGAAATATCGGCCGGAAGCTCACCATGGGAGACAGCAGAGGGGGATCCGGATGAAAGGGATTACATGGCCCCTCCCCTTTCAGATACAACCTCCTTCAGAAGAATTGTCTTCAGCGGAGAGAATGATGCATGCCGGGATACAAGCAATATCACGGTTGCTGAATTCTATCCCCTGTCCTTTGGCAGCATTTCCGGTATAAACGACACTATCTGTGAAGGCGAACAGATTGATCTGGCTTTCACGTTCAATGGAGAGTTTCCTATGGATCTTGTATATACAGACGGATCGCAGTTATTTACAGCCGAAGGACTTGTTTCTCCTGACTTCAGCACGAAAGTAACTCCGTCAACCCCTGATTCATCAGATTATTCATACACCTTTTACAGTTTGGTTGACGGGTTTGGCTGTTCAGTCCCCGAAAAGCATCTTACCGGATCATTAAGTGGAAGAGTCTATGCTTTCCCTGAACCGGATCCCGGGACAGGAGGCGATATTTGCGGACCCACGTTCAGTCTTGACGCAGCGGCAACCCTTGGCAGGGGTATGTGGGAAATATCATCAGGCAACGCAACCTTCAGCCCCGGCCCTTCAAATCCCGGGGCAACGGTTACGGTAGAAGAATACGGCACATATACCCTTACGTGGACCGAGACTAACTGGAGGTGCCGGGCAGATGACAATATCACGGTGACTTTTTATGAACAGCCTGAGAACACCTTCGCAGGAGAAGACCAGGAATACTATTACACATTTGAAACCCTCCTTGGTGCCGAACTGCCTCCGGGCATGCCCGAAGCTTATGGGAAATGGGAAGTTGTCGAAGGAGGGGCGAACATTGTTTTTCCCGACAGCCCCAGTACAGAAGTGACCGGGCTGGGTTTCGGAGAGAACATCTTCTCATGGACCTTATATAACGGGGTATGCCAGCCCGTATCAGATATGGTCACAATACTAATAAGGGATATTGACGCCCCCACCGGATTCTCACCGAACAACAGCGGGTTTAACGACACCTTTATTATCCGGGGACTTGAAAATTCTACTACCAATGAGCTTACAATATTCAACCGGCAGGGTAATGTCGTATTCAGGAGCAACAATTACATGAACGACTGGGACGGAAGAAACAACAGCGGGGTGCACCTTCCCGAAGACACATATTACTATATTATCAGCGTTGACAACAAATACACATACAAGGGTTTCATAGTTTTAAGGCGATAA
- a CDS encoding type IX secretion system membrane protein PorP/SprF, whose product MQLKIITAILIFFIAFSKLNAQHLFPVYSQYMLNGLALNPAYAGSRDVFNITLGYRNQWVGFDGAPVSQTLSMHAPMRNENVALGIFLNNEQIDVRNNTSLYFNYAYRIPAGRGRLALGLKAGGISRSANWSRISLHDPGDMVFSEPATHDMLPNIGFGIYYYTGRFFLGASVPYFLSDSTRNGKAVIYHDYSNYNYLVTAGFVTGSRGFKIKPSFLVKYNENHPVQVDANLSFILGDLIWIGASYRIEDALVGLVKIQINDRLRLGYTYDYSMGKLSSYHSGSHEIALIYDFRFRVSAVNPRYF is encoded by the coding sequence ATACAATTGAAGATAATTACCGCTATATTGATCTTTTTCATTGCATTTTCCAAGCTGAATGCACAGCACCTTTTCCCGGTTTACAGCCAGTATATGCTGAACGGACTGGCGCTCAACCCTGCCTATGCAGGAAGCCGCGATGTTTTTAACATAACCCTTGGTTACAGGAACCAGTGGGTTGGATTTGACGGGGCCCCGGTATCGCAGACACTCAGCATGCACGCCCCTATGAGGAATGAAAACGTAGCCCTGGGAATTTTTCTCAACAATGAACAGATTGATGTAAGAAACAATACCAGCCTCTATTTTAATTATGCCTACAGGATTCCTGCCGGCAGAGGACGGCTGGCGCTTGGACTCAAGGCCGGAGGCATCAGCAGAAGCGCCAACTGGAGCCGGATATCATTGCATGACCCCGGTGATATGGTTTTCAGCGAACCTGCAACTCATGACATGCTTCCGAATATCGGATTTGGCATCTACTACTATACCGGAAGATTTTTCCTGGGGGCATCAGTTCCATATTTCCTCAGTGACAGCACGAGAAACGGTAAAGCAGTTATATATCATGATTACAGCAACTATAATTACCTGGTTACCGCGGGTTTTGTGACAGGGAGCAGAGGGTTTAAGATCAAGCCCAGTTTTCTTGTCAAGTACAATGAAAACCACCCGGTCCAGGTAGACGCCAACCTCTCCTTTATCCTTGGAGACCTGATATGGATAGGTGCATCATACAGGATAGAGGATGCCCTGGTCGGACTGGTAAAGATCCAGATTAATGACAGGCTGCGGCTGGGTTATACATACGACTACTCCATGGGAAAACTGAGCAGCTACCATAGCGGTTCTCATGAAATAGCGCTTATATATGATTTCAGGTTCAGGGTCAGTGCTGTTAACCCCCGATACTTTTAA